The nucleotide window GTGACGTCATACGTACGGAAGCCAGCCGCCTGCAGGATTGAGTCCTGCCGGGCTACGTACCAGGATTTGCAGGAGGAATCGAACACCACCGGCGCGCCCGTACCAAAAGCGGCGACCAGCTGCTCGGGCCACACGCGGGCGTTGCGGCGCAGCACAATCACATCCACGGGGCTGGGCGCCTGAGCCCGCGCCACTTTGCCGGCTACCAGCGCCACACGCAGCCCTCGCCACACCAGCAGCGTGTTTGCATCTAGGCGCCGCGTGGGTACGGGGGCGGCGGGCCAGCCCTGGTAATATAGCACCCGTCGGGCTTCGCGCTGAATGCTACCGGGCACAATGCGGTAGGTACGCTCGGTCTCGGAAAGGGGCAACGAATCGGCCATGACGATGTCGGCTGCCGCGCCTTCCCAGAAACCTACCACCGAGCGGCGCGGGATGCTGTAGATGATAAGCTGTTTGTCGGGAGCCAGCTGACGGGCAGCCCACACCTTGCTGCCGGCCAGCCCGCAAGCCAGGCAAAAGGCCAGCACCAGCCACCCCAGCTGCCGAATGGCAAAGAACACCAGCATCACCACAATCCAGGCAAAGAGCAGCCAGGTTTGCGGGGCCGACAAGTGAATTTCGGTGAGCAGCGCGCCGGGCATCAGGTGGCCTACCCCAAAGATGTACTCGTTGAAGCACCAGATCATCTTCTCGAAAAGCCAGCCAACTCCCTGCGGCAGCACGTCCAGCCAGGCGGCCACGGCCGGCAGCAGCAGGCCAAGGGCGGCTACTAGTCCCTTTAAAACCAGTAGCCCCAGGCCCACATATACGGCCGCGCTGGAAATAGGCACGGCAATGAGGTTAGAGGCCAGAAAGCTGAGCGGAAACTGGTGGAAATAATGCAGGCTCAGCGGCAGCGTGGCTACCTGCGCAGCCAGGGAAAGCGCCGTAGCCTGCCACACTTTGTCCCAGAACCAGCCGTTCGCCCGCCAGAACTTCTGCACCGTTTTGGGCTGCCAGGGCCGCTGCCGGTCAATAAACCAGCCCTGCACATCCAGCCAGCGCACGATGCGCGGCTGCAGGTACACAATGCTGAGCACGGCCAGGAACGACAACTGGAAACCGACATCCACCAGCAGGAACGGGTTGTAGCAAAGCAATACAAAAGCCGCCAAGGCCAGCGTATTGAACATATTGCTCTGTCGGCCCCAAGCCCGCGCCAGAATGATGAACGTGAACATAACAGCCGCCCGCAGCACCGACGCCGATAGCCCTGTGAGCAGCGCGTAGCTCCAGATAACGGCCAAACCCAGCGCCGCCGTACCAAACTGAAAGAGCCGGCCCCGCCGGCCTGGGAGCAAGCCCAGCAGCCACGTTACGGCTGCAAACAGCAGCCCCACCTGCAGCCCCGACACGGCCATGATGTGCGTGGTACCGGTATTGGCGTAGGCCTGCCGCGTCTGTTGGTCTACCTCATCTTTGATGCCAAGCACCAGCGCCGAAGCCAGCGCGTATTCGCGTTTTGCGTGCACGTACTGCCGAAATACCCCGTCGAGCACCCGCGCTGTTTTCATGCCCAAAGCCTGCCAGCGGCTGGGCAACTCCACACCCATTTTCAGGTACTGGTCGGGGTGAATGAACTGCTGATGATATACCTGATGATATTCCAGATAGCGGCGGTAATCGAACTCGCCGGGGTTGAGCGGGGGCTTGCTCGGGGCCGGCGCGCCCCGCACCAGCCACACGTCGCCGTACTGTGGGGCGGCTACTCCGGAGTCGCGCGGCACCGACACGCGAATACCCCCAATAGCCGCACGCCACTGCCCCGCCACCCGCACCGCCGACACGCGCACGGTGGTGGCATAGGTGGCCGGGCGCGTCACGGTGTAATCGTCTACCACGGCGCGGTAAAACTCAATCCGGCTTCCAAAGCGCTGCAGGTGGTTGTCGGCGCGGCTTTCCGTGGCCTGCTGAGTGAGGGCCAGGCCGGCGGCATATACCGTCAGCAAAGCCATCAGTCCCAGGGCATCCAGCAGCGCCGGTGCTGCCCGGCGGCCCAACCAGAGCTGTAGGCCACAGTACAGGAGCATCAGACCCAGCACGGGAAAAACCAGTGGGGGCAACGTGTTGCCTATATATAAGTAAGTGAGAATGCCAGCAGCCAGGGCCAGCGCCAGCCGCACAAATGCATAAGGGGCCCACTGTATCATACCTCACGTCTTGAGCTGAATAATAGTATCTACTAATGCCGGATAAGCTGTAGAAAATCAATTAATAAAGCAAGCAGCCTTCCCCCATGATAACGCAAAAAGCCCCGCGCACAACGGTGCGCGGGGCTTTCTGCAGGACTTATTGCGCCTATGGCCGCTGCCAGCGCATCCGGTAATGCTCGATGTCGCACTCCGTGAACCGGGGGCCGTCTTTCACGAAGCCGTGCCGCTCGTAGAACCGCACGGCGGGCAGCTGCGCGTGCAGGTACACGAGAGCCTGGGGATAAGCTGCATCCACATCACGCAGCACCTGAGCCAGCAGAGCCGCGCCGGCAGCCTGGTTGCGGTACGGCGCCAGCACGGCAAACCGCTCCAGCTTCACGCCCTTGTCGGTGGGGCGCCAGCGGGCCGCCCCGCAGGCCGTACCATCAGCTGCCCGCGCCAGGTAGTGCGTGGCGTCGGTACGGTCGTGCTCATCAGACTCGGCCTCGCGGGGAACCTGTTGCTCCTCCACAAACACGGCCGTACGGACGGCAAAGGCCTCTTTCAGCTCCGCGGGGTTGCTGATGCGGTGAGCTTCCATAACCTGGGATTGATAAGTTTGAACGGATAGAATGAAGCGGCGGCAATCTTGACGTCCGACAAGCAGCTGCAAAACTAAGCAGGCAAAGCAACTGCCGCCAAACCTGAGGTCGGACGCATTGCTTTGCCTGCTGGTTTTGTGGCCGTAAGTCCGGGGGCTAAACCTGCTCCTGGTTGACGGGCAGTTCCTGCATCCCGTCGTCCTCGCGGCGGGCATCGGGGTGCTTGCCGGGGTCGGTGGGCTGGGCGGGGCCGCCGGGGCGACGGTAGGGCTGGTACTCGCGCACGGGGCGGTTGGCCTGCTCCTTCTGCTGCTCCGTGTCGAACCGGTCGTAGGCCTGCACAATCTGCTTGACCAACCGGTGGCGCACCACGTCTTCGGACGTCATTTCCACGAATCCAATGCCGTTGACGCCCCGCAGAATATCCAGCGCCTGATTAAGGCCCGATTTCTGCTTGGTGGGCAGGTCAATCTGGCTACGGTCACCGTTCACCATCACCTTGGCCGAGGGCCCCATGCGCGTCAGAAACATCTTCAGCTGCGAAGGCGTGGTGTTCTGGGCTTCGTCCAGCAGCACAAAGGCGTGGTTGAGCGTGCGGCCGCGCATGTAAGCCAGTGGGGCTATTTCGATGGTCTTGTTTTCGAGGTAGAATTTGAATTTCTCGGGCGGCAGCATGTCCTCCAGCGCGTCGTAAATTGGGCGCAGGTAGGGGTCTACCTTTTCCTTCATGTCGCCGGGCAGGAAGCCGAGGCTTTCACCCGCCTCCACCACGGGCCGGGAAATGATGATTTTCTTGACCTCCTTGTTTTTGAGGGCGCGCACGGCCAGGGCCACCGAAATATAGGTTTTGCCCGTACCGGCCGGCCCCAGCGCAAACACCAGGTCGTTCTTCATCACCGCATCCACCAGGCGCTGCTGGTTGGCCGTACGGGCTTTGATGACGCCGCCCTTGGCTCCGAACAGGATAACGTCGGGCGAGGCAGCAAGGCGGGCTTCCTCCCGCTCTTCGTCGGATGCGCCAATGTACTGGCTCACAGTTTTGTCGTTCACCAGGCCATACTGGTGGTAGTGCTCCAGGAGCGCCGAGAGGATGTCGTTGATGCGCTGAATGACGGCCGTCTGGCCTTGAATTTTGATTTCGTTGCCGCGGGAAATAATCTTACTGCCCGGGAAAGCGGCAGCCAGCTGCCGAATGTTCTGGTTATCAGCCCCCAGGAAATCAACCAGGGACACGTTTTCCAGCGTGATGATTTTCTCGACCAAATCGGGGAATTGTTAGCGGTGTAATAAAAAAGGAAGAACCCGGGCAGAATGCGTTGGTTCGCGGCAAAACGCCTACTTTTGCCGCCCCTACCCGGGTAAACAATAGTACGAAGAACTGCGCATTTTAGGCATGGGGCTGATTACGTTTCTGTCGGATTTCGGCTACCGCGACCATTATGTGGCGGCGGTGAAAGCGCGGATTCTGCAGCTGGCTCCCCAGCAGCCGGTACTCGACATCACCCACGCCGTCGAACCCTTCAACATCGCGCACGCCGTACACGTTCTCGGTGCCGTGTATAATGATTTCCCGGTTGGCACGGTGCACCTTATCGGCGTGAGCGACTGGGGCCGCGGCGCGGGCAGCTGGCGCGCCGCCCGCTACCAGGGCCACTACTTTGTGGTGGCCGACAACGGCCTGCTGCCCTTGCTCACCGATGGCCATGCCGAAGAGCTGGTAGAGCTGTCCACGCTGGCGCCCACTGCCTCCCCTACCCGCGACGTGCTGGCCCCCGCCGCCGTGCACCTGGCCCGTGGCGGCCTGCTCTCGGACCTCGGCCAGCAGGCGGCCACCCAGTACCAGCTGCTCAACCGGCAGCTGCGCCTGCAGGATCACCGCATCACCGGCCATGTCATCCACGTCGACCACTACGGCAACCTCATCACCAACATCACGCGCACGGCGGTGGAAGCCGTGGGGCATGGTCGCGCCTGCACCATCCATTTCGGCCGCGAAACGGTGCGCGAAATTCTTCCTCATTTTCAGAGTGCCGACCCCGGCGAGGCCGGCTGCATCTTCAACAGTCAGGACCGGCTCTGCGTGGGCATCAACCAAGGCAACGCCTCCGAGTTGCTGGGTTTGAATTTCGATTCGCAGGTGGATGTGCGGTTTTCTCCAGGATAAGCAAGTCATAAAAACACCATTTCAACGCCGTAATAAAGGATTTGTCAGTTGTTTATTTATTATGTTAACTATAAAG belongs to Hymenobacter sp. J193 and includes:
- a CDS encoding ComEC/Rec2 family competence protein, translating into MIQWAPYAFVRLALALAAGILTYLYIGNTLPPLVFPVLGLMLLYCGLQLWLGRRAAPALLDALGLMALLTVYAAGLALTQQATESRADNHLQRFGSRIEFYRAVVDDYTVTRPATYATTVRVSAVRVAGQWRAAIGGIRVSVPRDSGVAAPQYGDVWLVRGAPAPSKPPLNPGEFDYRRYLEYHQVYHQQFIHPDQYLKMGVELPSRWQALGMKTARVLDGVFRQYVHAKREYALASALVLGIKDEVDQQTRQAYANTGTTHIMAVSGLQVGLLFAAVTWLLGLLPGRRGRLFQFGTAALGLAVIWSYALLTGLSASVLRAAVMFTFIILARAWGRQSNMFNTLALAAFVLLCYNPFLLVDVGFQLSFLAVLSIVYLQPRIVRWLDVQGWFIDRQRPWQPKTVQKFWRANGWFWDKVWQATALSLAAQVATLPLSLHYFHQFPLSFLASNLIAVPISSAAVYVGLGLLVLKGLVAALGLLLPAVAAWLDVLPQGVGWLFEKMIWCFNEYIFGVGHLMPGALLTEIHLSAPQTWLLFAWIVVMLVFFAIRQLGWLVLAFCLACGLAGSKVWAARQLAPDKQLIIYSIPRRSVVGFWEGAAADIVMADSLPLSETERTYRIVPGSIQREARRVLYYQGWPAAPVPTRRLDANTLLVWRGLRVALVAGKVARAQAPSPVDVIVLRRNARVWPEQLVAAFGTGAPVVFDSSCKSWYVARQDSILQAAGFRTYDVTMRGAFVVAPRQ
- a CDS encoding GNAT family N-acetyltransferase, with the protein product MEAHRISNPAELKEAFAVRTAVFVEEQQVPREAESDEHDRTDATHYLARAADGTACGAARWRPTDKGVKLERFAVLAPYRNQAAGAALLAQVLRDVDAAYPQALVYLHAQLPAVRFYERHGFVKDGPRFTECDIEHYRMRWQRP
- a CDS encoding PhoH family protein → MVEKIITLENVSLVDFLGADNQNIRQLAAAFPGSKIISRGNEIKIQGQTAVIQRINDILSALLEHYHQYGLVNDKTVSQYIGASDEEREEARLAASPDVILFGAKGGVIKARTANQQRLVDAVMKNDLVFALGPAGTGKTYISVALAVRALKNKEVKKIIISRPVVEAGESLGFLPGDMKEKVDPYLRPIYDALEDMLPPEKFKFYLENKTIEIAPLAYMRGRTLNHAFVLLDEAQNTTPSQLKMFLTRMGPSAKVMVNGDRSQIDLPTKQKSGLNQALDILRGVNGIGFVEMTSEDVVRHRLVKQIVQAYDRFDTEQQKEQANRPVREYQPYRRPGGPAQPTDPGKHPDARREDDGMQELPVNQEQV
- a CDS encoding S-adenosyl-l-methionine hydroxide adenosyltransferase family protein: MGLITFLSDFGYRDHYVAAVKARILQLAPQQPVLDITHAVEPFNIAHAVHVLGAVYNDFPVGTVHLIGVSDWGRGAGSWRAARYQGHYFVVADNGLLPLLTDGHAEELVELSTLAPTASPTRDVLAPAAVHLARGGLLSDLGQQAATQYQLLNRQLRLQDHRITGHVIHVDHYGNLITNITRTAVEAVGHGRACTIHFGRETVREILPHFQSADPGEAGCIFNSQDRLCVGINQGNASELLGLNFDSQVDVRFSPG